In the genome of Aequorivita sp. H23M31, the window CACATTGATGAACATATTGTTCCATTTTATAAAGGGGCCAAACCTACCAACTCCTTTCTGAACCGGTAGGCCATCATATATATGTATAGGGGCATCGGCCTTTCTCTTTTCCTCGATCAACTCCTTTGCAAATTCCATATCTACATCTAAGGGATCCATACCTTTCGGCAAAGAAATAAAGGTTTTTCCAAAACGGACATAAGGTCCAAAGCGCCCGTTATTGACCTCGACCTCTTCTTTTTCATAAATTCCCAAAGTCTTTGGAAGCTTAAAGAGATCTATTACCTCCTCAAACGTTACTAAATGTAATTGTTGGTCCGGACGAAGGCTCGCAAATTTCTTTTCTTCGTCATCCGGCGCTCCAATTTGTGCGATGGGACCATATTTTCCAAGCCGTACAAGAATGGTTTTTCCACTTTCGGGATCCTCGCCCAATATCCGTTCCCCACTTTCCCGATCGGCATTTTCCTCAACGTGTTTTACGTGAGGATGGAAATCGGCATAAAAATCCCTCATCATTCGCGTCCATTCCTCTTTTCCTTCCGCAATGTCGTCAAAATCCTGTTCAACCTTGGCGGTAAAATTATAATCGAGAATATTTTTAAAGTTCTCTACCAAAAAATCATTGACTATCATTCCAATATCTGTAGGAACAAGTTTTCCCTTATCAGAGCCAACCATTTCCGTTAGAACCTTCTCTTTAAGTTTATCCTTTTGAAGAGTGACTTGTAGATATTTTCTTTCCGTACCTTCTATGCTTCCCTTTTCAACATAATTTCTTCCAATAATGGTTGAGATTGTAGGTGCATAGGTTGAAGGTCGACCAATTCCCAGTTCTTCCAGTTGCTTAACCAAAGATGCTTCCGTGTAGCGATATGGAGGTCTGGTAAATCTTTCCGTGGCGGTTATATAATTGTTATCAAGATCATCGCCATTCTTCATATTAGGCAACATTCCTTCTTGCTCTTCCTCCTCAAAATCGGTTCCTTCCAGATATACTTTTAAGAAACCATCGAATTTTATCATTTCGCCGTTGGCAACAAAATTTTCCGATATTTTTTCCTTACCGTTGGAATGTATATCGATCTTTACATTGGTTCGTTCCAATTCGGCATCGCTCATTTGGGAGGCAAGGGTCCGTTTCCAGATTAAATCGTACAGACGGGCCTGGTCGCGGTCGCCAGTTATTGTGTGAAGACTCATATCAGTTGGACGTATCGCCTCATGAGCTTCTTGCGCACCCTTGCTTTTACTTTTATAATCCCGAGATTTACTGTACTCCTTCCCGTAAGAAGAAATAATCTCCTTTTGGGCAGCGCTCTTGGCATCATTAGATAAATTGACGCTATCAGTTCGCATATAAGTTATAAGTCCAGCTTCATAAAGTCGCTGAGCCATGGTCATTGTCTTCCCTACCGAAAAATATAGTTTTCTGGAAGCTTCCTGCTGTAAAGTTGAAGTGGTAAAAGGCGCCGCAGGAGATTTTTTCGCAGGCTTTTTGGTTAATTCCGAAATTTTATAGGAAGCACCCAAGTTTTTTTGAAGAAAATCCTTTGCTTCCTCTTCTGTTGTAAAGTTTTTGGGAAGTTTTGCTTTAAACTTACTCCCGTCTGCAGTGGTAAACTCTGCATCTATTCTGAAGGATCCTACCGGTGAGAACGCCTCAATTTCACGTTCCCGCTCCACTATTAGCCTCACCGCTACAGATTGAACACGGCCCGCAGAAAGTCCACCTTTCACTTTCTTCCAAAGAACTGGAGAAAGCTCATATCCAACCAGTCGGTCCAAAACACGGCGCGCCTGTTGGGCATTTACCAAATTATAATCTATCTGCCGCGGATTCTCGATGGCCTTTAAAATAGCCGATTTTGTAATTTCGTGGAAAACAATCCGTTTGGTCTTATTTTTATCCAGTTTCAATTCCTCTGCCAAATGCCAGGCAATTGCCTCACCTTCCCGGTCCTCATCACTCGCCAGCCAAACCATTTCTGCTTTCTGGGAAAGTGACTTTAATTCCGAAACCAGTTTCTTCTTATCACTGCTCACTATATATTTAGGAGCGAAATCCCCTTCTACATCTACGCCCAACTCTTTTGAAGGTAAGTCTGCAATGTGACCAAAACTAGAGGATACCTTAAAATCAGCTCCAAGGAATTTCTCTATGGTTTTTGCTTTTGCAGGGGACTCAACTATCACTAAATTCTTTGCCATTATCTATTTGTTATGCGTACAAAAGTATGTGAATTTTTTAATACGAAAGATTTACGAGAAAAAATTCAGGAAAAGCCCAACACTTCTTTGCCTAAATACAGCGAGAATGTCGACTAAATTACAGGCGAAATTAGAAGTTTGGGGGTGGGGATATATCTAAATCGAGATTGGAAATCTAAAAAAACAACTTCTTAGTAAATAACCTCAAATTGACCCTCGGTAATTTCACTCTGATCGGTAAGAAAGGAGAAAGTTCCCTTAAGGCTACCTGTTACCAAATCGTGTTCAGTAATAGATATACGCCCTTCGGTAGAAGTTTGCATACCCTCCTCATTTTGGTAAGTGGCACTATACCCTTCGTCAGAAAGTTGGAATTCACCTAATTGAACGCCACTCGGAAGAGTAAGTACGATGGATTCGGTTAATTTACTCCCCGCTACTTTTATGGAGCCACCCGCTTCAACTGCTGTAACTATAAGTGGCAAGAAAGGGACTCCATTGATTTTTGCTGAAAATGTGCCGGCTTCTCCAGGAATATCTATTTGTCCAAAATCATAAGGAACATTATATAGAACTCCCTTGGAAACATAAATGGTATCTATCCCAGGAAGCGTTGCGTTAAAATTAAAAATACCGCTAAGAGTTTTGTTCACTTCATCCACCTCCGAAATCGTAACCGATCCCGTTCCATCTGGAAGGGTTGAAAATAAATTCCCGTTAAAGTCCTCAAAAGTGGCGTAATTGGAAGAACCTTCGCCTATCATAAAGGTGTCCTCCTTTAATTGGGATAATCGTATTGTTAGAGATTCCGATGAAGAAGAACCCTGAATTATATAACCGCCATCTTCTCCCATTGAAGCGCGTGCTTCGGTGGAAATATAGAGTCTATCGCCTATCTTTGCCTGTATTGCAAATTCATTGGTTTCATGGTCTTCACAGGAAACCATCGAAATGAGTATTAAAAGAAACAATACAAGATTTTTCATAAATAGAGACATTTTTGGTGTTTTGACAAATGTAAAAGAAAAACCTTAATTGCTTCTATTTCAAAAAGAAAATATATTACATTTGCCGTCCTTAATTATAACCGAGGTCGGGAACCTCAAAAATTAATTTAATATGCCTGTAAAACTTAGATTACAAAGACACGGAAAAAAAGGGAAACCTTATTATTGGATTATCGCTGCCGATAGCCGAATGAAAAGAGCGGGAAGATACCTTGAAAAATTAGGTCATTATAGCCCAACTACCAACCCTGCACAAATTGAACTTGATGTTGATAGCGCTGTAAAATGGCTTCAAAATGGAGCACAGCCTACAGATACTGTTCGTGCCATTCTTTCTTATAAAGGTGCTTTACTTAAAAATCACCTAGCTGGAGGAGTTCGCAAAGGCGCCTTGACTGAGGAACAAGCCGAAACGAAATTTAATGAGTGGTTAGAATCCAAAAAAGGTTCTATCGATCATAAAAAAGCCACCTTGTCTGAAGCACAGGAAAAAGCTAAAGCCGAAAAACTTGTCGCTGAAAAAGCTGTAAGTGATAAACGTGCTGCTGATGCCGCGGCCGCCGCTGCTCCTGAAAAAGAAGAAGAAGTAACCGATGTCGCTGCTGAAACTGCAACGGAAGAAGTTCCTGCTGAAGAAAAAGAAGACAACAAAGAAGCTTAATATCTATTCACGATGCAAAAGGAGAATTGCTTCTACTTGGGCAAAATCGTCAGAAAATATAGCTTTAAAGGGGAATTGCTCGTAAAACTTGATACGGACGAACCCGAACTATTTACTGAAATGGAATCGGTTTTTGTGGAACAACGCAAAAACCTGATTCCATTTTTTATTGTGGAAAGTTCTTTGCACAAAAGCGAACTGCTCCGAGTACGATTCGAAGATGTTAATAACGAAGAGGAAGCCAACGCTCTTATTGGAGCTAATCTATACCTTCCATTGGAATTCCTGCCCACACTTACGGGAAATAAATTCTACTATCACGA includes:
- the topA gene encoding type I DNA topoisomerase encodes the protein MAKNLVIVESPAKAKTIEKFLGADFKVSSSFGHIADLPSKELGVDVEGDFAPKYIVSSDKKKLVSELKSLSQKAEMVWLASDEDREGEAIAWHLAEELKLDKNKTKRIVFHEITKSAILKAIENPRQIDYNLVNAQQARRVLDRLVGYELSPVLWKKVKGGLSAGRVQSVAVRLIVEREREIEAFSPVGSFRIDAEFTTADGSKFKAKLPKNFTTEEEAKDFLQKNLGASYKISELTKKPAKKSPAAPFTTSTLQQEASRKLYFSVGKTMTMAQRLYEAGLITYMRTDSVNLSNDAKSAAQKEIISSYGKEYSKSRDYKSKSKGAQEAHEAIRPTDMSLHTITGDRDQARLYDLIWKRTLASQMSDAELERTNVKIDIHSNGKEKISENFVANGEMIKFDGFLKVYLEGTDFEEEEQEGMLPNMKNGDDLDNNYITATERFTRPPYRYTEASLVKQLEELGIGRPSTYAPTISTIIGRNYVEKGSIEGTERKYLQVTLQKDKLKEKVLTEMVGSDKGKLVPTDIGMIVNDFLVENFKNILDYNFTAKVEQDFDDIAEGKEEWTRMMRDFYADFHPHVKHVEENADRESGERILGEDPESGKTILVRLGKYGPIAQIGAPDDEEKKFASLRPDQQLHLVTFEEVIDLFKLPKTLGIYEKEEVEVNNGRFGPYVRFGKTFISLPKGMDPLDVDMEFAKELIEEKRKADAPIHIYDGLPVQKGVGRFGPFIKWNNMFINVNKKYDFDNLSEADIEELIVDKKQKEIDKLIQEWPEENIRIEKARWGRFNLIKGKTKVELSKDTQADKITLEEAKEMLAKKTAKKKSPAKKTTAAKSRKTKAGKTTAKKK
- a CDS encoding DUF6252 family protein, with protein sequence MKNLVLFLLILISMVSCEDHETNEFAIQAKIGDRLYISTEARASMGEDGGYIIQGSSSSESLTIRLSQLKEDTFMIGEGSSNYATFEDFNGNLFSTLPDGTGSVTISEVDEVNKTLSGIFNFNATLPGIDTIYVSKGVLYNVPYDFGQIDIPGEAGTFSAKINGVPFLPLIVTAVEAGGSIKVAGSKLTESIVLTLPSGVQLGEFQLSDEGYSATYQNEEGMQTSTEGRISITEHDLVTGSLKGTFSFLTDQSEITEGQFEVIY
- a CDS encoding 30S ribosomal protein S16; this translates as MPVKLRLQRHGKKGKPYYWIIAADSRMKRAGRYLEKLGHYSPTTNPAQIELDVDSAVKWLQNGAQPTDTVRAILSYKGALLKNHLAGGVRKGALTEEQAETKFNEWLESKKGSIDHKKATLSEAQEKAKAEKLVAEKAVSDKRAADAAAAAAPEKEEEVTDVAAETATEEVPAEEKEDNKEA
- the rimM gene encoding ribosome maturation factor RimM (Essential for efficient processing of 16S rRNA), translating into MQKENCFYLGKIVRKYSFKGELLVKLDTDEPELFTEMESVFVEQRKNLIPFFIVESSLHKSELLRVRFEDVNNEEEANALIGANLYLPLEFLPTLTGNKFYYHEIIGFTAEDESFGEIGKITGVNDSTSQALFEIDHDGKEILIPMIDHFIKKVDREKKSILLNVPEGLIEMYL